In Verrucomicrobiia bacterium, a single genomic region encodes these proteins:
- a CDS encoding helix-turn-helix domain-containing protein, which translates to MDLPEYLKKLGLGAKEARTYLACLELGESNIVPIAEKVKLPRTSVAYLLEKLQEEGLIEILERRGRKHYIPYPPRNILTKFKEKEEQAKEHSASFAQLVPELNRLYENTPHQPKVRIFKGEELRDIYEEMLNTKPKEICYVGSTKQIEEVVGARFLQDWVKRRAAAGIWTRAIRVKSEEPKDSVYAAGKEGQRDVRYAPTGFKSPANILIYGDTVVVVTTAKESFGVVTTSPDYATSMQSWFEELWEKCA; encoded by the coding sequence GTGGATTTACCTGAATACCTCAAAAAACTCGGTCTTGGAGCCAAAGAAGCCCGTACGTACCTGGCCTGTCTTGAGCTTGGGGAATCCAATATTGTCCCTATTGCTGAGAAGGTTAAGCTTCCCCGCACCTCAGTGGCCTACCTCTTAGAGAAGCTCCAAGAAGAGGGCCTCATTGAGATTCTGGAGCGCCGGGGCCGCAAGCACTACATTCCGTATCCCCCGCGGAACATCCTTACTAAGTTTAAGGAGAAGGAAGAGCAGGCTAAGGAGCATAGCGCCTCGTTTGCCCAACTTGTCCCAGAGCTGAACCGGTTATACGAAAACACGCCCCACCAGCCAAAGGTGCGCATCTTTAAGGGTGAAGAGCTGCGGGACATCTATGAGGAAATGCTCAACACCAAGCCAAAAGAAATCTGTTACGTAGGAAGTACCAAGCAGATTGAAGAGGTGGTGGGTGCCCGCTTTCTCCAGGATTGGGTAAAGCGCCGGGCGGCTGCCGGTATCTGGACCCGCGCCATTAGGGTAAAGAGCGAGGAACCTAAGGACTCGGTGTATGCCGCCGGTAAAGAGGGGCAGCGGGATGTCCGTTACGCCCCTACCGGGTTTAAGAGCCCTGCTAATATCCTCATCTATGGCGATACGGTTGTAGTAGTCACTACTGCAAAGGAGAGTTTTGGTGTAGTGACCACCTCCCCAGATTACGCCACCAGTATGCAGAGTTGGTTTGAGGAGCTGTGGGAAAAGTGTGCATAA
- a CDS encoding helix-turn-helix domain-containing protein — MSIERLLSSFGLREKKAAVYQAVLERGSSTVLPLAQRAGINRTTAYDILEDLQIRGLVIYKEIRGRRYYQATDPRRFKHILEQQQKEVEQSLPELLALYKPSKEKPATRFFEGKEEIALIYQELLKASSIDAYGDFTRINSFYPDFPKYVQQQINRGIKIRDLVPFGTKLDELSSQYRSPKQELRYLPKDMNLETDTIIFGDSVAFISFGETVHGLIVDSKAITATQRRLFENLWEIAKA, encoded by the coding sequence ATGAGCATAGAACGCCTCCTTTCCAGCTTTGGGCTCCGTGAAAAGAAAGCCGCTGTATACCAGGCAGTCCTGGAGCGCGGCTCTTCTACCGTGCTTCCCCTCGCCCAACGGGCAGGGATTAACCGGACTACTGCATACGATATCCTTGAAGACCTTCAGATCAGAGGCTTGGTTATCTATAAGGAGATCCGGGGCCGTCGCTACTACCAGGCTACTGACCCCCGCCGGTTTAAGCACATCTTGGAACAGCAGCAGAAAGAGGTTGAGCAGTCCCTCCCCGAGCTCCTTGCACTCTATAAGCCGTCAAAAGAGAAACCAGCCACCCGCTTCTTTGAAGGCAAGGAGGAAATTGCCCTTATTTACCAGGAATTACTCAAAGCATCGTCTATCGATGCATATGGCGATTTCACCCGTATCAACTCCTTTTACCCTGATTTTCCCAAGTACGTGCAGCAGCAGATCAACCGTGGCATTAAGATCAGGGATCTCGTACCCTTTGGCACCAAGTTGGATGAACTCTCTTCCCAGTACCGGTCGCCAAAGCAGGAACTTCGCTACCTACCAAAAGATATGAACCTGGAAACGGATACCATTATCTTTGGCGACTCTGTAGCGTTTATCTCTTTTGGTGAGACTGTGCACGGGCTGATTGTAGATAGTAAGGCCATCACCGCCACTCAGCGGAGGCTATTTGAGAATCTCTGGGAAATAGCCAAGGCTTAA